ACAAATCGAAACGCACCGACGGCACCTTCTCGCGGGACGACTTCGTCTACGATACGACCTCCGATCGGTATACCTGTCCTGCCGGAAATACGCTCGAGACGTCCCGCCGGAAGTTCTCGAAGCCGCGCGCCACGAATGTCAGCAAGGACGGATTGATCCGCTACCGCGCGCGCAAGCAGGACTGCGACACCTGCCACCTGAAAGCGCAATGCTGCCCGACCCAACCCGCCCGAAAAGTGCTCCGCTCGGTTCACGAAGCGGCCCGAGACATTGCTCGCGAAATTCGCAAAACCGACGCCTACATGACCTCGTTCATGCAAAGGCGAAAGGTCGAGATGCTTTTTGCCCATCTGAAACGATATATCGGCCTGCGCATGATGCGGCTGCGTGGACCCAAAGGTGCAACCGAACAATTCCAACTCGCCGCAACCGCCCAGAACCTCCGCAAACTGGCCAAGTTGGTGACCAGGCCAGCCCTAGCATGAGCGAAGTCGGCAAGCCGATCTTTTAGGATCGTACGCAAAACGCTTCGAACGTCGACTTTTTCAACAATATCCGGACCTTCCGGACATTCAGCGATCAGCCGGTACAAATGCAGTATGACGATGAAGTGGCTCCCAACCGCAGAAAACTGGGAGCTGCGCCGTGGCGCAACTCCCGGAAGGGGTTGTTCGAGATCGCCCCAGAAAGGGGAGCCTAACCCCACCATTCGGTGCGTAGAAATCCGTCCACTAGCTAATCTGTTCTGCTGCAGGGCCAAAGAATTCATAGTGGATACGCGCAGCCGGAACATTGGCAGCCTGAAGACCGCCGACTATGGCTTTCATAAAACCGACTGGACCGCAAACGAAGTAGTCCGTGGAGCCCGTATCACTAATACCGGCCAGCCAGCTTACGTCAATCTGACCAGGGCGGACACCCGCGTTCAGATCCGCATCTGTGGGTTGCTCATAAAAGACGTAACTTTCGGTCGCTCCGAGGCTCAGCGCGTTCCGCATTGCATGGCGCTCGCGATCGCGGGCCGCGTGCACGGACACGATACGTCGATTTCCCCCACCATAACTTTCCAACATCGACACCATAGGCGTAAGACCGACGCCGCCGGAGAGAAGAACAACATCATGCTTACCGGCAGGATCGAGAAAGAATTCGCCCGCAGGAGCGGAGACGTCAATTTCGTATCCGACGCCCACGCTGTCGTGAAGCCAGTTGGAAATCCGGCCTCCTGGCTCACGCTTAACGGTAATACGGTAGGTCTTGCCATTTGGAGCGGAGGAAATCGAATAGTTCCGACGAAACTCTTCTCCCTCTTCCGGGGCGAAGCGGAAACTCAAATACTGGCCGGGGCGATGGCGCAAAACGGATCCTCCGTCAACCGGGCGCAGGACGAAGGATGTAATCTCTGGGGTTTCCGGGGACTTCTCGATGACCTCAAAACGTCGCCATCCTCGCCACCCTCCTTCGGCCGCCGCTGAAACTGAGTAGATTTCCTCTTCCCGCTCGATCAGCGTATCCGCAAGGAACCAGTAGGCTTCGCCCCATGCCTCAAGGATAGCAGGAGTGGCAGCTTCTCCAAGAACCTCGGAGACAGCGCCTAGCAAAGCTTTGGCAACGTGGGGATAGTGTTCCGGCAAGATTTGTAGGCCCACGTGTTTCTGCGCAATACGTTCCAGCGCAGATACCAAGACGCCCGGGTTTCGGATGTGGGTGGCATAGGCAATTAGCGCTCCTGCCAGCGCCTTGTGCTGTGGAGAGTTCCCGTGCTGATGGGACATGTTGAAAAGCGCCCTGATTTCGGGGGCGGCAAGCAGCCGTTTGTACATGCTGGGCACGATCTGATCTGCGTGAGCAGCCACGACCGGCGCTGTTGCTTCGATGATTTCCAGAGTTGCCTCGGTGAGGGGCTTGGCCATGCCGTTCTCCTGCCTTATAGGTTCCGATCATTGGAATCTATAAGGCGTAATAAAATGATTCCAACTGACGGAATGTATTTAACAGTGCGTCATACTGTCGCATTTTTTTTCGCGAAGACTCCGAGCGGAACGGAAAGGGCACAACTGATGAGGCTAAATGACACCACAGACCTGGCGCTACGAATTATGATCTATGCCGCGTCGGTCCATCCGCGGCGCTTCAACATTGATCAGATCGTGCAGACCTATGCTCTTCCGCGCAGTACAATCATGAAAGTAGTCAGTTCCCTGACCCAAGGAGCTCTGCTTTCCGCGCAGCGAGGACGTGGAGGCGGTTTATACCTCGCGCGTGAAGCCTCAGAAATCTCTGTCGGCGACATTATTCAACATATGGAAACGGATTTCGACCTGGTGGAATGCATGCGTACCGGTAACCGCTGCACGATTACCGAAAGCTGCAAACTGATCCCACCGTTAATCGCCGCGCGAAAGGCATTCATCGAAACGATTGGCCGATATTCTGTTGCTGATGTCGCACTTGCTCCAAGCGATTTCGGTATGGATACAGCCTAGCTCAAGCCAAATCTGAGACGACGATGTCGGTGGTCAGGTCAGTGTGCTCTCTGGCACCAGCTGCTCCAGCGCTTGGTACCAGGCAGCGCCAACATTTCTTTCTAGAACGGATAGGTTCGAGCTTGCACATTCTGAAGTCATTAGGTCCCGCCGTTGCTCGCGTCTCGGGCATTGAAGCGTTTCGCGCAGGGCTGGGGGCATTGATTGGCCTCGGGCTGACCGGAATTTTTCTTCTTTCTCCCCAGATTGACATGGAACTGGGTCTCTACCTCGTTGCGCCTTTCGGGGCATCGTCAGTATTGCTGTTCGCCGTTCCCAACAGCCCGCTTGCACAGCCATGGTCGGCGATTGTCGGGAACACGGTTGCGGCGATTGTCGGCGTCGCCGTCTGTCTGACTGTTTCCGATCCAACCTTGCGGATTGCTTTGGCAGTGGGGCTCGCTATTACCGCAACCATTCTGTGTCGGGCAGTCCATCCTCCTGCGGGTGCGGTCGCTATGACTGCAGCCATGTCGCCCGACGCCGTCACGCATCTTGGCTTCTGGTTTGCTCTCACCCCAATTGCAATGGGCACATCGGCACTCGTAGTTCTAGCCGTCATCTATGCGCGCCTGACTGGACGTCACTACCCGTTCAGGCAGTTTGATGATCTCAGCAAGCACGGAACTGATGATCGTAACCCCACGGAACGCCTGGGACTGTCAGAGGACGAACTGACCAATATACTTGAGCGTTACAGCCAATCGTTCAACTTGGGCGTCGAAGACCTCGCACGGCTAATCGGTGCAGCAGAACTACAAGCCGCCGCGCATTCCTCAGGACCTTTGTCAGCTCAGGACATCATGTCCCGAAACCTCGTCACCGTCGGTCCGGGCACATCCCTCGGTGATATTGCCGACCTCTTCAGACAGCACCGGTTCACCTCTCTTCCAGTGATTGAAGCCGACAAGACATTCTTGGGGGTGATTTTTCAAATGCACCTCATCACTCAAGCCCGTAGTGACGCGATGCGCCTTGATAGAGGATACGGGGCAGCCCTGCGACGGCTGCTGGATCGCGAACGCGAAAAACCAATAGTGGCAGGGGACATTATGAGCGTGGCAGGGCCCCGAGCAACAACCAACACGCCGATTGGGGCTCTTCTGCCAATGATGGCAGACGGAGACACTGACGCCGTCCCCGTCATTGAGTACGGAAAAATCGTGGGCATCGTCACACGCACGGATTTGATCGCTGCTCTGGCGCGCAGCGCTGCACGCACTAACCAGTGATCAGTCAAGGCGGGAACGCTATCAAGAGACCAAGATACAGAAACAGGACCAGGTTCCCTCGGCTTTGCCTCGGCCTTTTGCGACGCCCGCCCTGCCCACAACCTGCTCGCTTCCCGTGGCGATATGGGCGCTGTCCAGCATCGCAGGATGCAAGGCGCGGCCCTAGGGGCCACGCTGGACAGCGCGGGCTTTTTCTCGATTGAGATCCCCGGTTGCGGGGCTCACGGCTGATCTGGAATGTGGCCCGGGGCCACACTTCGCGCCGTTGGCGCTGCGCGGCGGTCAGGCTGTCGAACGTCTAGCGAAAGCGACTCCAAGCTGCGGTTTTCTGAGTGTTGGCAGCGTGGCGTGGCAAGCAATCCCGACCCAACCGCCGAGCATTTCCGACCCGGACCGGACCTTGGACGCAGGGCAGGCGAAGGCTCAAAATGCGGACGAAGCCGCCGTTCAAAGCTAGATCTCTAATGGCCGCGGCCAATCCGAAGCAGACAAGGTAAAAACGAACGCAAAGGCTAGGATAGTCCTTCGCGGGGCATCAATTGCCTCCACTGAAAGCATTATTCTTTTTTCCTCACCTCTTGCTCTACTACGGCGACGGCGAGATTGGAGCTTCGTTCGATCAAGCTGCCAATTTTCTCGTTTAGCTTTTCGATGAACGATGTGGTTAACGCGAGAGGCGCCTTGCCGCGCTGAATCATTGGAACAAGGTTAAACACCTCTCCCTTATCGTTCAACTCTGGATGGAACCAAAACGGTTTGTGAGCCATCGAATTTCGAATGGTGCGCAGCTCGTTCAGGTCGGCCCTGAGTGTCTTCACCTCGTCTTCTGTCAGGAAGTTCGGGGCTATCAATAACACCACGTTGTTACGTCGCTCGAAGGTGAGTGGGGTTAGCAGCCCCTCATCAAACGCGGCCTGCACGTCGTCGC
This genomic window from Thioclava sp. GXIMD4216 contains:
- the hmpA gene encoding NO-inducible flavohemoprotein; amino-acid sequence: MAKPLTEATLEIIEATAPVVAAHADQIVPSMYKRLLAAPEIRALFNMSHQHGNSPQHKALAGALIAYATHIRNPGVLVSALERIAQKHVGLQILPEHYPHVAKALLGAVSEVLGEAATPAILEAWGEAYWFLADTLIEREEEIYSVSAAAEGGWRGWRRFEVIEKSPETPEITSFVLRPVDGGSVLRHRPGQYLSFRFAPEEGEEFRRNYSISSAPNGKTYRITVKREPGGRISNWLHDSVGVGYEIDVSAPAGEFFLDPAGKHDVVLLSGGVGLTPMVSMLESYGGGNRRIVSVHAARDRERHAMRNALSLGATESYVFYEQPTDADLNAGVRPGQIDVSWLAGISDTGSTDYFVCGPVGFMKAIVGGLQAANVPAARIHYEFFGPAAEQIS
- a CDS encoding Rrf2 family transcriptional regulator encodes the protein MRLNDTTDLALRIMIYAASVHPRRFNIDQIVQTYALPRSTIMKVVSSLTQGALLSAQRGRGGGLYLAREASEISVGDIIQHMETDFDLVECMRTGNRCTITESCKLIPPLIAARKAFIETIGRYSVADVALAPSDFGMDTA
- a CDS encoding HPP family protein, encoding MHILKSLGPAVARVSGIEAFRAGLGALIGLGLTGIFLLSPQIDMELGLYLVAPFGASSVLLFAVPNSPLAQPWSAIVGNTVAAIVGVAVCLTVSDPTLRIALAVGLAITATILCRAVHPPAGAVAMTAAMSPDAVTHLGFWFALTPIAMGTSALVVLAVIYARLTGRHYPFRQFDDLSKHGTDDRNPTERLGLSEDELTNILERYSQSFNLGVEDLARLIGAAELQAAAHSSGPLSAQDIMSRNLVTVGPGTSLGDIADLFRQHRFTSLPVIEADKTFLGVIFQMHLITQARSDAMRLDRGYGAALRRLLDREREKPIVAGDIMSVAGPRATTNTPIGALLPMMADGDTDAVPVIEYGKIVGIVTRTDLIAALARSAARTNQ